The Halobaculum magnesiiphilum genome contains the following window.
CTCGTCTCCGCCAACCCGTACACGGACATGCACATCGATGGCGACGACTTCCACCTGCTGGACGAAGTTTGGCGAGACGCCTTCGACAGCGATGTCGGAACGGTCCTCGCCGACCGCGTCACCGACCGGGCGATTACGGCCCACCGCGAACACCCCCCCGATCGACTCGTCGTCCACTACATGCAGCCGCATTACCCCTTCGTCCCCGAACAGTTCAGCGACGACGGCGGCGGGATGGCCCTCGGCTACGACCACACTCCCTGGGATACGGTCTGGGACCGGCTTCGGAAGGGCGACATCACCAAGGAGCGCGCGTGGGAGGGGTACCGGGAGAACCTCCGGTACGTCCTCGACCACGTGCGAACACTGCTGGGGAACGTGGACGCGGAGCGAGTCATCATCACGGCGGACCACGGGAACCTGCTGGGCGAGTACGGCCTTTACGCCCATCCGCAGTACGTCCCGATCCCCGCGCTGAAGCGTGTGCCGTGGATCGTCACCTCGGCGACCGATGACGGCGACCACCAACCGGAGGAACGCGAACCGACGGAGACAGACCTCGACGAGCAACTCGAAGCTCTCGGCTACAAGTAACCCGTCCGGCGTGTCGCCGGGCTTTAAACGAGCGGCGCGCTCTGGACGCACATGGACAAGGACATCGCGGTGTACGGACCGCTGAACACCGAGGAACTCGGTCCCTCCGCCGTCACCCGAAAGCTCGTCCGAGCGCTCGACGCCGTCGGCTGCGACGTGACCCTCTATACGACCGGCGACGACACCCACGACCAGGTCGAAACCGTCCACGTTTCAGGGTCGGTCGATTCGGTTCCAAACTTCGTTCGCACGAAGCGACGGGTCGCCAGGACCGTCGAGCGAAACGGCCACGACATCTTTCACTCGATCCCCGGTCTCATCGACGGGGCGGACATCCAGAGCAGCCTCGGCTTTGCGGGGGACATCCAGATGCTCCTGTGGGCCCCGCATATCATCAACCCGCGAGAGTTCGTCGGCGCGAACATCTACTCCCTTCTGAAGGCCATTGGCTACCACCGGACGGACACGATCGTTGCGGCCAGCCCGATGGTCGCGGACCAACTCAAAACGTACGCCCGGTGCTCGGCCGACGGTGTGATCCCGCTCGGCGTGAGCGAGGCCGACCGCTTCGAGCCGGGCCCCGTCTCGGATCCGGTTCGGGTTCTCATCCCGGCACTCATCGGACCAATAAAGGGCCAGCACCGTGTGCTCCAGCATCTCGACCCGAACGACGAACGCTATGTCGTCGACATCGTCGGCCCGGTGAAGGACGAGGCGTACGCGGAGAAGCTCTCGGCGTGGCAACACCGGATGCACGGATACAGCCACGACATCGAACAGCACTACCGCGACGCGGACGTGGTTCTCATCCCGTCGGAACACGACAACCACCCGACGACGGCAATCGAGTCGGCTGGAGCTGGCTGTAGTATCCTCATCACCGACACGTGCGGGTTCGCGACGCTCACGGACGCGAGGGAGAATCACGGAGTGGACGTGGTGAGCAACGGCAAGGAGATGGCGGAGACGCTCGAGTACCTCGTCGACCATCCCGAGGTGTTGGCCGAGAAGAAGCAGGCGGCATACGAACTCTCGGGGACGATGACGTGGGAACGAATCGCCGAGCAGTACGTCGAGTACTACCGTGACCTGTAGCTACTCGGTGTAGTACTCGACGGTTCGGGCCAGCCCATCCTCGAAGGTCCACTCCGGCTCCCAGCCGAGATCATCGATCTTCTCCGTGTCGAGGGCGTACCGCTGGTCGTGTCCGGGGCGGTCATCCACGAACGAGATCTGTTCCTCGGACCCGCCGACCGCGTCGATGATGGCCTCCGTAACGTCGAGGTTCGTTCGCTCCTCGCCGGTGCCGACGTTGTACACCTCGCCGACCTCGCCATCGCGAAGTACCGCGTCGAGCGCCCGGCAGTTGTCTGCGACGTATATCCACTCGCGCACGTTCGACCCGTCGCCGTACACCGGCAGATCCTCTCCGGCAGCCGCGCGTTGGATGAACTTCGGGATCAACTTCTCCGGATGCTGTCTCGGCCCGAAGTTGTTGCACGTCCGCGTCACGAGAACCGGAAGCCCGTAGGTGGTTTCGTAACTCCTCGCTAACAGATCGGCGCCCGCCTTCGTCGCAGCATACGGGTTCCGAGGGCTCAGGGGGTCGCCTTCCGAGAAGGTCCCGTCGAGTATCTGTCCGTACACCTCGTCGGTTGAGATCTGGAGGAAACGCTCGATGTCGGTGTCCCGCGCAGCATCGAGGAGCGTCTGCGTGCCTTCGACGTTCGTCGTGACGAACGGCTCGGACCCCTCGATGGAACGGTCGACGTGGGACTCCGCGGCGAAGTTCACGACCGTGTCCGCCTCGGAGACGAGGTCGGTTACGAGCTCCCGGTTCCGGATGTCCCCCTCGACGAACTCGTGTCGTGGGTCGTCGAGTACGCCGTCAAGGTTCTCCTTTGACCCGGCATAGGTGAGCGCGTCGAGCGAGACGACGCCGACATCCTCGTACTCGCGGAGCAGATAGTGAACGAAGTTCGAACCGATGAACCCTGCCGCGCCGGTCACGAGAACGTCCATACCGTTCGGAGCGGTCCCACCTATTTCAGCGTACCGTCAGGCGTCCCGGTTCTCCGCGACGAAGTTGCTCGCTTTCAGCAGTCCGTCGGGGGTACCGACATCGAACCACTGCCCAGTCAACTCGCTGTAGCCGAGGGAGTCATCCTCGATATACGTCCGGTTGAGGTCCGTGACCTCCAACTCCCCGCGGTCGGACTTCGTCAGCTCCGGGATCCTATCGAACACGTCCGACGTGTAGAGGTAGAGACCGATGACCGCGGTGTTGGTCTCCGGCGAGTCCGGCTTCTCTTTGAGCTCCACGACGCGGTCGTCCTCGACCTCGGCCACGCCGTATCGGGAGGGGTCGGAGACTTGCTTCAGGAATATCATACAGTCCTCGTCGCTGTCGGCGAACGCGGAGATGTTCTCGCTGATGTCGTCCATCACGATGTTATCGCCCAGCACAACCGCGAAGGTGTCATCGACGAACCCCTCCGCGAGCTGGATGGCGTGTGCGATACCGGCGGGCTCATCCTGTACCTTGTAGCTGAATTCGGCGTCCTCGAACCTCTCCTCGAGGAGCTGGATGTAACCGCCGATGTATTCGGGGGCGCTGATGACGAGTATCTCCGAGATGCCATTCTCCAGAAGGGTCCGAACGGGGTAGAATATCATCGGCTCGTCGTAGACGGGGAGGACGTGCTTGTTCATGATCTCCGTCATCGGCCGTAGCCGGGTCCCTCGCCCTCCCGCCAGAACAACGCCTTTCATGGTTTGCGCTCTGCGTAATCGCGCAAAAAGGCTTTGATAGGGCTACCGGCGGTGGGCGGTGTTCAGATAAGGATGAAGAGTGAGGCGGAGCGATCTTCTAGTGGTTCATGCCAGAAATCGCCCGCCTCATCGGAGGTAGCGATTGCTTCGAGTTAGGATTTGTGGAGCGAGAGGCGACACCCGAGCCCGCGATGAAGCTCGGTATCCGACTCCATCTGGCTGGATTATCACGTTCGGATACCATCTCGATTCTCGATACATTGGGTGTCGAGCGCTGTCGAACGACCGTTCACAACTGGGTGCAGAAGGCCGATCTACAGCCGCTCGATGGTGCGAACCCGGATCACGTCGCGGTTGACGAGACCGTGATCCAACTCAACGACGAACGGTTCTGGCTGTACGCGGCAGTCGATCCTGCCACGAACCGCTTGCTGCACGTCACGCTCTCTCCGACGAGAAATCAAGCGATAACCGAGATGTTCCTCTCCGAACTCCGCGAGAAACATCTCGTCGATGACGCGGTCTTTCTCGTCGATTCTGCACCGTGGCTGCAAGCAGCTCTCCACCGGCATGACCTCGATTACAGATACGAGAAACACGGTACTCGAAACAGCGTCGAACGTGTCTTCCGAGAACTAAAACGCCGTACTAATCAGTTCTCAAACTGTTTCAGCCATGCCGAAGCAGATACCGTTGAACATTGGCTTCAAGCGTTCGCCTTCGCATGGAACCAGCTTATCTGAACACTACCGGGCTACCGGCTCCATGGCGCGAAATCGTAGTCCACGACGCGGTGTTCCTCCTCGATAGCGTCGATGCGGGCACGCTCGGCCGACGTCAGTTCCAACGCCGTCGCGGCGTAGTTCTCCCCGATGTGGTCACCGGTCGCCTTCGGAATTGGACAGGCAGGACGGCCCAACAGCCAGGCGAGCACGACTTGCGGAACTGTCGCTCCGCGCTCTGTCGCGATGTCACGCAACACGTCCGAGCGGAACACCGCACCGCCGGCCAGCGGCGTGTGAGCGACGACCTCGATCCCCTCGGCGCGACACGTTTCCAGCAGGTCGGCCTGCGGCAAGAAGGGATGCATCTCGATCTGATTCGCGAACAGCGGTACCGGGGAGGTCGCTATTGCCTCCCGCAGCAGGTCGACCGTAAAGTTACAGCCGCCGACGCGTCGCACCGCGCCCGATTCGACGAGTTCACCCATGGCCCCGAACGTCTCCGCGGGGCCGTACGTGTGCGCCGGCCAGTGGACGTAGAGGAGGTCTATCGTGTCCAACCCCAAACGATCGAGGATCGCCCGCGTCTCAGTCAGCACCGCTTCGTGTGTCAGGTTCTTCGAGTGAAGCTTCGTGGCGACGAATATCTCCTCACGTGGCACGTCGGTCTCGGCGATCGCTTCCCCGACCGCGGCGGAGTGGCTATACTGTTGGGCCGTATCGAGGTGCCGGTACCCCACCTCCAGGGCCTCCTTCACGGACTGCACTGCGAGGCTCCGACTCTCGAAGCCGGCCGTCCCGAACCCCAGGGAAATCGAAGAGACCTGAGCCATGGATATGGGTCACCTCCGCGAAATAAAACCGTTTGCCTGAGAGCACCCGTCTCCCGTGCTTACCTGGGGGCACACGCAAACAGTTATCCACGCGTCTACCCTCCGGTCGTTCATGGACGACCTCGCCTTCGTCTTCGCCTCCGGGAGTGGGCAGATTGGGAACCAGTCCCGTCACCTCCTCCGCTCCATCCGCCGTCACCACGGGGAGGCACCTGTCTACGTCTACGTGCCGACCGAGGAGCTCGACGACATGGAAGCGGCGGTGCGCGAGGAACTGGCCGCCGATGCCACCATCCTCGAAGGGTCCATTCCGATCCCCGAGTACCCGATCTCGACGAAGATAGCGGCACTCGAAGCCGCGGAACCCGTCGCCGACGCGGAGTACCTCCTCATGCTCGACACCGATGTCTTGGTGCTTGACGAGATCGAGGTCCACCGCCGCGAGGACGCCGATCTGTACTTGAAGCCGGTCGACGTCGGGAATCAGTTTTGGGGGCGCGAACGCTCCCACGATCGCTGGCGCGACCTCTACGAGCGATACGACCTCCGGTTCCCAGATCGGCGGGTCGATAGCACGTTCGACGGCCGGGGGATGCTCCCCTACTGGAACGCGGGCTTCGTGCTCACGCGGGTCGACGGCTTCGGAAGCGAGTGGCTCGACGTGACCGAGGCCCTCCACGGCGAGATACCATACGACCGCCACGCGGACCAGGTAGCGCTCGGTCTCCTCTCGGAGCGGTACGCCACGGCGACCGTCGACAATCGCTATAACTACCCCATTCACCTCCGCCTTCGCTGCCCCCCCGACGTGCGGGTGCTTCACTACCACAACGCCCCGAACCTGGTGAAAGTCTCGGACCCTGATATCCGTGAACAGATTCGGGCGGTGGGCCTGAGCGACGCCATCGACCTCCCGGCTGGTGAGCGTGTTCGGCTACTCGCCGACGGCGTCCAGAGCTACGTCCGACGACGCACTCTCCCTATCGACGAGACGCACGCGCTCGAACGGGCATATCTGAAGGCGCGCTCGCTCGTGTCGACGTAGCTCGTCAGTCGATATATCCAAGATCTCGAAGCTGTTCCTTCGGAAGGTCGAGATTCGATTCCTCGTACTCGCTCACGTCGATTCGCTCCTCCACCCACTCCTTCACGTCGAAGACTGACTCCGGCGGTCCGTCGGGATGGGTCGTTGACGCGAACGCACGGAAGGCGTGTTTTCCAGGGACCTCCCCTGGGTCGAGGAAGGAGGTGTAGCTACCGTGGTCGCTCAGAATGAGGAGCTCGTCGTCCTCACCGAGTCCTTCGCGGACGTGGCGCACTTGGTCTGCGGTCCAGCGGTAGAGCCGTTCGAGTTCGTCCTCCTGTTCACCGTACGCGTGTGAGGCCATATCCACCGTGTGGACGTGGACTCCGCCGAGCGAGATCGGATGCTGTGCCATCTCACGCGCCCACGCGAACTGCTGCACGGCCATCCCCTTCAACTCGCGCTCGAAGTACTCCTTGGGAGGGTCACCGTCCGTTATCTGCCAGGTCTTGCGCAGTTCCGCTCCGTTGGCGACGCCGGGCCAGTTATGGACGACCGCGTACTCGGGATCGAAGATCGTCGGCGAGTCCGTCACGCCGACGGTGTACTCCTCTCCAGTGAGCGCCGTGATCTTATTTCCCAACCACGCTCGGGTGTGGACATCGAGGTGGCCGACGAACTGCGAGGCGAAGTCGATGAGTGGGTTGTCCCACGAACTGGTTCCCTCCTCGGTGACGCCATGTTCCGTCGGATGAAGGCCGGTCGCGACGGTCGCCCACGCTTCGGGGGTGAACGGGTGTTCGAACTGGTGGGCGACGGTCTCCATCTGGGTGTGGCCGTCTAGGCGGTACTCGTCGATGTCGTAGTGTTCTACGAGTTTCGTGTCGAGCGCGTCGATGGCGAGGATGACCAGAGTCATGTGTTATTTGTAACCGAGGTGTTTAAGTTGTTCGTCGCGCGAGACCTCCTCCACGTCGGTGGCCGTCTCGGCGTCCGTGTCCGAGGTATGGGTTTCCTCGTCCGTCGCGGACGTGACGCACTTCGGCACGCGCTTGAGCGGCTTCAACGGCACGTAGTCCGGGTGAGCATAGAGGCCGTACTCACCCAGCAGGTTCCCGTGGTCCGCCGTGATGAGAACCCGTTCCGCGTCCACGTTCTCCAAGAGGAGCGCGACGTCGTCAAGGACGTACCGGAGATTGTCCCGGTAGCCGTCCCACACTTCCTCGTACTCCAGCTGGCCCCGTCGGAGCTTATGCCAGACGTTGTCCCACGGCGTTGAGGAGAATTCATCGCGAGGGATTCCCTTGTCGAGGGGTTTGCGGACGAAGGGATGGTGGGGCTGCATGTAGTGAACGAGAAGCCGATCGTGGTCTCGCTCGCGCCCCGCTCGTATCGCCGCGTCGGTGACCGCGCGGGCGGGGATGGTCCGGACGTCGCGGTCGAACGTGTGCTTCCAGACTTCTTCGAGATACGCGAACGACTGCGGGTCGAGTTTCTGCTCCGAATAGGGGTTCGCGGTGACGTGGGCGGTTCGGGCCATCTCGGCGGCGTACGACGGCCGGAAGTTCTTCTCCATCCACTCCGCCGAACTGGACGCGACAGAGTACGTCCACTCCTCGTCGACGAAGTCGTACTCCTGAGCCACTTCGGCCATCAGGTCCCACCGGCAGGCGTCGAGGACGACCAGCATGTCCCAGTCCTCCTCGTAGATGGGTGTCCCGAAGTTCCACACACCGCCGAGACGACGGAAGGTGCCGACGTAAAACTTGTACGCCGAGTCCTGTACGCCCTGCCAGCCGTCCTGTCGGACCTGTCGGCGGGTCTCTTCCACCCAGTCGGTAAACGTCATGAGAGCGGTCGTATCACGCCCAATGCGAGGGGTGGGCCTATGAGTTTCGGATACCGACAGCCGGATATCTCACGCCCCGAAAACGGGACAGTAACGGTTCAGTAGTGAGTCGCTCTATCGAGCCTCGAACGCCTCCCGCAACTCCGCGTCCACATCCCACGTCCCGTCTCCCTCTCCGCGCAGCAGCTTCACTGCAGCCCGAAACAGCGACACCTGTGTGTCGAACAGCGCGTACGCCGGCTGCAACGACCCTAACGAATCCCTCGCCCCCAGCCACACGAACGCCCCCAACGCCACCGGCACCGCGAGCCCGAGCGGCCCGCCGACCGCGACCGCCCCCAGCGACGCCAGTCCCACGCCGGCCATCACCAGCGTCGGCGAGACGCCCATGAACCACCAGTTGAACGGCAACACCACCGTCCCGTAG
Protein-coding sequences here:
- a CDS encoding sulfatase-like hydrolase/transferase, producing the protein MTFREWSRDAVSHVREDGLAEGGQRAAREFYRGLFRQTGRRVNYGRRIYDHDWDMLVVLDACRADLMAEVADEYPFTSTQSGYSCASSSGEWHVKNFGDEYAAEKADTALVSANPYTDMHIDGDDFHLLDEVWRDAFDSDVGTVLADRVTDRAITAHREHPPDRLVVHYMQPHYPFVPEQFSDDGGGMALGYDHTPWDTVWDRLRKGDITKERAWEGYRENLRYVLDHVRTLLGNVDAERVIITADHGNLLGEYGLYAHPQYVPIPALKRVPWIVTSATDDGDHQPEEREPTETDLDEQLEALGYK
- a CDS encoding glycosyltransferase family 4 protein: MDKDIAVYGPLNTEELGPSAVTRKLVRALDAVGCDVTLYTTGDDTHDQVETVHVSGSVDSVPNFVRTKRRVARTVERNGHDIFHSIPGLIDGADIQSSLGFAGDIQMLLWAPHIINPREFVGANIYSLLKAIGYHRTDTIVAASPMVADQLKTYARCSADGVIPLGVSEADRFEPGPVSDPVRVLIPALIGPIKGQHRVLQHLDPNDERYVVDIVGPVKDEAYAEKLSAWQHRMHGYSHDIEQHYRDADVVLIPSEHDNHPTTAIESAGAGCSILITDTCGFATLTDARENHGVDVVSNGKEMAETLEYLVDHPEVLAEKKQAAYELSGTMTWERIAEQYVEYYRDL
- the rfbB gene encoding dTDP-glucose 4,6-dehydratase; protein product: MDVLVTGAAGFIGSNFVHYLLREYEDVGVVSLDALTYAGSKENLDGVLDDPRHEFVEGDIRNRELVTDLVSEADTVVNFAAESHVDRSIEGSEPFVTTNVEGTQTLLDAARDTDIERFLQISTDEVYGQILDGTFSEGDPLSPRNPYAATKAGADLLARSYETTYGLPVLVTRTCNNFGPRQHPEKLIPKFIQRAAAGEDLPVYGDGSNVREWIYVADNCRALDAVLRDGEVGEVYNVGTGEERTNLDVTEAIIDAVGGSEEQISFVDDRPGHDQRYALDTEKIDDLGWEPEWTFEDGLARTVEYYTE
- a CDS encoding sugar nucleotidyltransferase → MKGVVLAGGRGTRLRPMTEIMNKHVLPVYDEPMIFYPVRTLLENGISEILVISAPEYIGGYIQLLEERFEDAEFSYKVQDEPAGIAHAIQLAEGFVDDTFAVVLGDNIVMDDISENISAFADSDEDCMIFLKQVSDPSRYGVAEVEDDRVVELKEKPDSPETNTAVIGLYLYTSDVFDRIPELTKSDRGELEVTDLNRTYIEDDSLGYSELTGQWFDVGTPDGLLKASNFVAENRDA
- a CDS encoding IS6 family transposase, coding for MPEIARLIGGSDCFELGFVEREATPEPAMKLGIRLHLAGLSRSDTISILDTLGVERCRTTVHNWVQKADLQPLDGANPDHVAVDETVIQLNDERFWLYAAVDPATNRLLHVTLSPTRNQAITEMFLSELREKHLVDDAVFLVDSAPWLQAALHRHDLDYRYEKHGTRNSVERVFRELKRRTNQFSNCFSHAEADTVEHWLQAFAFAWNQLI
- a CDS encoding aldo/keto reductase gives rise to the protein MAQVSSISLGFGTAGFESRSLAVQSVKEALEVGYRHLDTAQQYSHSAAVGEAIAETDVPREEIFVATKLHSKNLTHEAVLTETRAILDRLGLDTIDLLYVHWPAHTYGPAETFGAMGELVESGAVRRVGGCNFTVDLLREAIATSPVPLFANQIEMHPFLPQADLLETCRAEGIEVVAHTPLAGGAVFRSDVLRDIATERGATVPQVVLAWLLGRPACPIPKATGDHIGENYAATALELTSAERARIDAIEEEHRVVDYDFAPWSR
- a CDS encoding alkaline phosphatase family protein — encoded protein: MTLVILAIDALDTKLVEHYDIDEYRLDGHTQMETVAHQFEHPFTPEAWATVATGLHPTEHGVTEEGTSSWDNPLIDFASQFVGHLDVHTRAWLGNKITALTGEEYTVGVTDSPTIFDPEYAVVHNWPGVANGAELRKTWQITDGDPPKEYFERELKGMAVQQFAWAREMAQHPISLGGVHVHTVDMASHAYGEQEDELERLYRWTADQVRHVREGLGEDDELLILSDHGSYTSFLDPGEVPGKHAFRAFASTTHPDGPPESVFDVKEWVEERIDVSEYEESNLDLPKEQLRDLGYID